One genomic window of Actinoplanes lobatus includes the following:
- a CDS encoding DM13 domain-containing protein, producing the protein MIRRLLSRPVTWIAVAVLGIGAAGGLYWFQPWRLFTDTVVTDTLSTMPQPSGPPAASVAAPVVIAQGDFITHEHDTSGTARMVRNPDGSHQLEIAGLDTSDGPDLRVWLSDQEVRTGVAGWRVFDDGEYAELGKLKGNHGDQVYRLADGIDPVAFRSVSIWCKRFSVSFGAAELAAV; encoded by the coding sequence GTGATTCGCCGACTTCTCAGCAGACCCGTCACCTGGATCGCCGTCGCGGTGCTCGGTATCGGTGCGGCGGGTGGTCTCTACTGGTTCCAGCCCTGGCGGCTGTTCACCGACACCGTCGTCACCGACACGCTGTCCACGATGCCGCAGCCGTCCGGCCCGCCCGCCGCTTCCGTGGCCGCGCCAGTCGTGATCGCCCAGGGTGACTTCATCACCCACGAGCACGACACCAGCGGTACGGCGCGGATGGTGCGCAACCCGGACGGCAGCCACCAGCTGGAGATCGCCGGGCTGGACACCAGCGACGGCCCCGACCTGCGGGTGTGGCTGTCCGATCAGGAGGTTCGCACCGGAGTGGCCGGCTGGCGGGTGTTCGACGACGGAGAGTACGCGGAACTCGGCAAACTCAAGGGCAACCACGGCGACCAGGTGTACCGGCTCGCCGACGGGATCGATCCGGTGGCGTTCCGCAGCGTCAGCATCTGGTGCAAGCGGTTCTCCGTCTCGTTCGGAGCCGCCGAACTCGCCGCCGTCTAG
- a CDS encoding ABC transporter ATP-binding protein: MIALTRVSRTFPARTETVAALHEIDLTVAEGEFVAVIGRSGCGKSTLLRLIAGLLEPTSGTITVDGGPVRGPRRDVALMQQQPALLPWRTALGNVLLPVEIARLPRAEGADRARELLDAVGLAGFHHRHPYELSGGMQQRVALCRALIQQPRVLLMDEPFSALDALTREDMAAQLQALHLARPATTVFVTHSIQEAVLLADRVVVLSPRPGRVREVLAVDIPRPRSLGRSAALPAVAECVAHLHDVLAKAGDDGRLS; encoded by the coding sequence ATGATCGCGCTGACCCGGGTGTCGCGGACGTTCCCGGCCCGGACCGAGACCGTCGCCGCCCTGCACGAGATCGACCTGACGGTGGCCGAGGGCGAGTTCGTCGCGGTGATCGGCCGCTCCGGTTGCGGCAAGTCGACCCTGCTGCGGCTGATCGCCGGACTCCTCGAACCCACGTCGGGCACGATCACCGTGGACGGCGGCCCGGTGCGCGGGCCACGCCGGGACGTGGCGCTGATGCAGCAGCAGCCGGCGCTACTGCCGTGGCGGACCGCCCTGGGCAACGTGCTGCTGCCGGTCGAGATCGCGCGGCTGCCACGGGCCGAGGGCGCCGACCGGGCCCGCGAGCTGCTGGACGCGGTGGGGCTGGCCGGTTTTCATCACCGGCATCCGTACGAGCTGTCGGGCGGCATGCAGCAGCGGGTGGCGCTGTGCCGGGCGCTGATCCAGCAGCCCCGCGTGCTGCTGATGGACGAGCCGTTCTCCGCCCTGGACGCGCTTACCCGCGAGGACATGGCCGCCCAGTTGCAGGCGCTGCACCTGGCCCGGCCGGCGACCACGGTCTTCGTCACCCACTCGATCCAGGAGGCGGTGCTGCTCGCCGACCGCGTCGTGGTCCTGTCACCACGTCCGGGAAGGGTGCGCGAGGTGCTCGCCGTCGACATCCCACGGCCACGGTCACTGGGCCGCAGCGCGGCGCTGCCGGCGGTGGCGGAGTGCGTGGCCCACCTGCACGACGTGCTGGCCAAGGCCGGCGACGACGGCCGACTCTCCTAG
- a CDS encoding ABC transporter permease, whose amino-acid sequence MTRIRSWALPLLGAVTALAVWWSATVVFGIRSFFLPAPPDIVEAFRRQPAYLLREAGSTVAVTVTGFGIAVVAGLLLAMTLTAWRALERATLPVLVALNSVPKVAVAPLLVVWLGFGAQPKIVLVVLICFFPVVVATMAGLTSTPAELSELSRSLSASVWQAYVKIRLPWALPQMFVGLKVGISLAVIGAVVAEINNPTGGLGAVIVLSGMSFDTPLAFAAITLLAVLSTALFYLVVLLERLLVPWARAISG is encoded by the coding sequence GTGACCCGGATCCGGTCGTGGGCGCTGCCGCTGCTCGGTGCGGTGACCGCGCTCGCCGTCTGGTGGTCGGCGACCGTCGTGTTCGGGATCCGGTCGTTCTTCCTGCCGGCGCCGCCGGACATCGTCGAGGCGTTCCGGCGGCAACCGGCGTACCTGTTGCGGGAGGCCGGATCCACGGTGGCGGTGACGGTGACCGGATTCGGCATCGCCGTGGTCGCCGGGCTGCTGCTGGCGATGACGCTGACCGCCTGGCGGGCCCTGGAACGCGCCACCCTGCCGGTGCTGGTCGCGCTGAACTCGGTGCCGAAGGTGGCGGTCGCGCCGCTGCTGGTGGTGTGGCTGGGGTTCGGGGCGCAGCCGAAGATCGTACTGGTGGTGCTGATCTGCTTCTTCCCGGTCGTGGTGGCGACGATGGCCGGGCTCACCTCCACCCCGGCGGAGCTGAGCGAGCTGAGCCGGTCGCTGTCGGCGAGCGTGTGGCAGGCGTACGTCAAGATCCGCCTGCCGTGGGCGCTGCCGCAGATGTTCGTCGGCTTGAAGGTCGGCATCTCCCTCGCCGTGATCGGCGCCGTGGTCGCCGAGATCAACAATCCGACCGGCGGGCTCGGCGCGGTGATCGTGCTGTCCGGGATGTCGTTCGACACGCCGCTCGCGTTCGCCGCCATCACCCTGCTGGCGGTCCTCAGCACCGCACTGTTCTACCTGGTCGTGCTGTTGGAACGGCTGCTGGTGCCGTGGGCACGGGCGATCTCCGGATGA
- a CDS encoding class I SAM-dependent methyltransferase yields the protein MRAAYSFDNDDPAAELRHDLLAEILDPFTFDRLRALGDLTGLRCLEAGAGGGSVARWLAERGGRVLATDLNPRHIPQNQGYAVRRHDLTTDPIPEPPWDLIHARLVLAHLHDQNRILVRLADALAPGGILVVEDWLSAYPDVVLAAPDAAAAELVERYHRILVNQLLPANGADPAWAGRAHAALLAAGFDEVTTEIRAGSWAGGTAGARLIAVNVAQVGAGLRAAGMTEAELERLCRLADDPALVVRSHFTYSTMGCRR from the coding sequence ATGAGGGCCGCCTACTCCTTCGACAACGACGACCCGGCCGCGGAGCTGCGGCACGATCTGCTCGCCGAGATCCTCGACCCGTTCACCTTCGACCGGCTCCGCGCCCTCGGCGACCTGACCGGTCTGCGCTGCCTGGAGGCCGGCGCCGGCGGCGGAAGCGTGGCGCGCTGGCTGGCCGAGCGGGGCGGGCGCGTGCTGGCCACCGACCTCAACCCACGGCACATTCCCCAGAATCAGGGGTACGCGGTACGCCGTCACGACCTCACCACCGACCCGATCCCGGAGCCGCCGTGGGATCTGATCCACGCGCGCCTGGTCCTGGCCCACCTTCACGATCAAAACCGGATTCTGGTACGCCTCGCGGACGCGCTCGCCCCGGGCGGGATCCTGGTCGTCGAGGACTGGCTTTCGGCGTACCCCGATGTGGTGTTGGCCGCCCCCGACGCGGCCGCCGCCGAACTGGTCGAGCGCTACCACCGCATCCTGGTGAATCAGTTGTTGCCGGCCAACGGCGCCGATCCCGCCTGGGCCGGCCGCGCACACGCCGCGCTGCTGGCGGCGGGTTTCGACGAGGTGACCACCGAGATCCGCGCCGGTTCGTGGGCCGGCGGCACGGCGGGCGCCCGGCTGATCGCGGTGAACGTGGCGCAGGTGGGCGCCGGGCTGCGCGCGGCCGGCATGACCGAGGCCGAGCTGGAGCGCCTGTGCCGGCTGGCCGACGACCCGGCCCTGGTGGTACGCAGTCACTTCACGTATTCGACGATGGGCTGCCGCCGGTGA
- a CDS encoding ABC transporter substrate-binding protein, producing the protein MKRILAISLSIILLITGCGDSGDAPETSADKVTYLTAFGAVGRDAFAWVAQEKGYFRDAGLDVTIQLGAATGENIKVLSAGQAQFANLDMTGAWILAGKGQAPDIRAFAAVHQQTLVSIIALEGSGITKPKDLEGRKLGAATGSVNQLLFPAYAKLAGIDASKVEWVNAAPAQLPSLLASGRVDALSTFLIGARGIEKAAGGKKTVVLPYSEFLPGLFGNGLMASSKVTAADPDMVRRFRDAALKGLQYTLDHPDEAAQILKKAQPTADVTAAVGEITLMTPAVKPSGVIDKTKVADALTTLESNGLIPPGLTPESVVDFSLAPTA; encoded by the coding sequence ATGAAGAGAATACTTGCCATTTCTTTGTCGATCATCCTGTTGATCACGGGCTGCGGGGATTCCGGGGATGCCCCGGAGACCAGCGCCGACAAGGTCACCTACCTGACCGCGTTCGGTGCGGTGGGCCGCGACGCCTTCGCCTGGGTCGCGCAGGAGAAGGGCTACTTCCGCGACGCGGGCCTGGACGTCACGATCCAGCTCGGCGCCGCGACCGGCGAGAACATCAAGGTGCTCAGCGCCGGGCAGGCACAGTTCGCGAATCTGGACATGACCGGCGCCTGGATTCTGGCGGGCAAGGGCCAGGCCCCGGACATCCGGGCGTTCGCCGCGGTGCATCAGCAGACCCTCGTCTCGATCATCGCGCTGGAGGGTTCCGGCATCACCAAGCCGAAGGACCTGGAGGGCCGCAAGCTGGGCGCGGCGACCGGCTCGGTGAACCAGCTGCTCTTCCCGGCGTACGCGAAACTGGCCGGCATCGACGCGAGCAAGGTGGAGTGGGTCAACGCCGCGCCCGCTCAGCTGCCGTCGCTGCTGGCCAGTGGCCGGGTCGACGCGCTCAGCACGTTCCTGATCGGCGCCCGGGGCATCGAGAAGGCGGCGGGCGGCAAGAAGACGGTCGTCCTTCCGTACAGTGAATTCCTGCCCGGTCTTTTCGGTAACGGCCTGATGGCGTCGAGCAAGGTCACCGCGGCGGATCCGGACATGGTCCGCCGGTTCCGGGACGCGGCGCTGAAAGGCCTGCAATACACCCTGGACCATCCGGACGAGGCCGCGCAGATCTTGAAGAAGGCGCAGCCGACCGCCGATGTGACGGCCGCCGTCGGCGAGATCACGCTGATGACGCCGGCCGTGAAGCCGTCCGGGGTCATCGACAAGACCAAGGTCGCCGACGCGTTGACCACCCTGGAGAGCAACGGCCTGATTCCGCCCGGCCTGACCCCGGAGTCGGTGGTGGACTTCTCGCTGGCGCCGACGGCATGA
- a CDS encoding ankyrin repeat domain-containing protein, with the protein MAAGTPELDTEDPLAVAVVAAIRTGDVARLRELLAERPDLATARIGDRTLLHVVTDWPGHYPDGPATVAALVEAGADVNARFTGSHAETPLHWAASCDDVAVLDALLDAGADIDAPGAVIAGGTPLDDATAFAQWRTARRLVERGAHVTLWHAATLGRLDLLHAAFDGPEPADVGDLFWGACHGGQLEAARFLLDRGADLDWIPRWENLTPLDAAIRGGDADVIAWLHERGAARAS; encoded by the coding sequence ATGGCGGCCGGCACACCCGAACTCGACACTGAGGATCCGCTCGCGGTCGCGGTTGTCGCGGCGATCCGGACCGGGGACGTCGCGCGGTTGCGGGAGCTGCTGGCCGAGCGCCCGGATCTGGCCACCGCCCGTATCGGGGACCGGACCCTGCTGCACGTGGTCACCGACTGGCCCGGCCACTACCCGGACGGGCCGGCCACGGTGGCCGCGCTCGTCGAGGCGGGCGCCGATGTCAACGCCCGGTTCACCGGGTCGCACGCCGAGACGCCGTTGCACTGGGCGGCCAGCTGCGACGACGTCGCCGTGCTCGACGCGCTGCTGGACGCCGGCGCGGACATCGACGCGCCGGGCGCGGTGATCGCCGGTGGCACGCCGCTGGACGATGCGACCGCGTTCGCGCAGTGGCGGACCGCCCGCCGGCTGGTCGAGCGGGGCGCCCACGTGACACTGTGGCATGCCGCGACGCTCGGCCGGCTCGATCTTCTGCACGCGGCCTTCGACGGGCCGGAGCCCGCCGATGTCGGTGACCTGTTCTGGGGCGCCTGCCACGGCGGACAGCTGGAGGCCGCCCGGTTCCTGCTCGACCGGGGCGCCGACCTCGACTGGATCCCCCGCTGGGAGAATCTGACCCCGCTGGACGCCGCCATCCGCGGCGGCGACGCCGATGTCATCGCCTGGCTACACGAACGCGGGGCGGCACGAGCGTCCTGA
- a CDS encoding MFS transporter: protein MHTYREVLALPEFRVLFLVRCVTMAAISIGSLALGATTYASTGSPVLTALSMFGGPLITLLGSATVLSASDAMGPRRASTIMPIAYSVAFLLQALPNLSWGLRFAILAMPFLAGSATSGSFMRLMHEILPPDGFVLGRATLNIAVGVMQVAGYGLGGVMLVWLSVSSLFLVAGATMAVAVAALRFGLRERPGVASDKGLLTRTRDANRALLGSPTTRPVYLALWVPNGLIVGCEALFVPYAGHSGAGYLFAATAAGMLLGDVVVGRFLPPRHRDRLVGPLRMLLALPYLGFFFAPPPAIALACGFVASIGFSASLLLQERLVRVSGPDSRGQAFGLYSTGLMVGQAVGATIGGLLATWLGPAYAMGALAVASLCSTVALAPGLRRSAPAPDHTTIAH from the coding sequence GTGCATACCTACCGAGAGGTCCTCGCCCTGCCTGAATTCCGGGTGTTGTTCCTCGTCCGCTGCGTGACGATGGCGGCGATATCGATCGGCAGCCTCGCCCTCGGCGCCACCACCTACGCCAGCACCGGTTCGCCCGTGCTCACCGCACTGTCGATGTTCGGCGGGCCGCTGATCACGTTGCTCGGTTCGGCCACCGTTCTCAGCGCCTCGGATGCCATGGGTCCGCGTCGCGCGTCGACGATCATGCCCATCGCCTACTCGGTCGCGTTCCTGTTGCAGGCCCTGCCGAACCTGTCCTGGGGGCTGCGATTCGCGATCCTCGCGATGCCCTTCCTTGCGGGCTCGGCGACCAGCGGTTCGTTCATGCGGCTGATGCACGAAATTCTGCCGCCGGACGGCTTCGTGCTCGGGCGGGCGACCCTGAACATCGCGGTCGGCGTCATGCAGGTTGCCGGGTACGGGCTCGGCGGCGTAATGCTCGTCTGGCTCTCGGTCTCTTCTCTCTTCCTGGTCGCGGGCGCGACCATGGCGGTGGCGGTGGCAGCCCTGCGGTTCGGGCTCCGCGAACGGCCTGGCGTGGCGTCGGACAAGGGCCTGCTGACGCGTACGAGGGACGCGAACCGCGCCTTGCTCGGTTCGCCGACAACCCGGCCGGTCTACCTGGCGCTGTGGGTGCCGAACGGGCTCATCGTCGGCTGCGAGGCCCTGTTCGTCCCGTACGCGGGTCACTCGGGCGCCGGATACCTGTTCGCCGCCACCGCGGCCGGCATGCTGCTCGGCGACGTCGTCGTGGGCCGTTTCCTCCCGCCCCGGCACCGCGACCGGCTCGTCGGGCCATTGCGGATGCTGCTGGCATTGCCGTACCTCGGCTTCTTCTTCGCACCGCCGCCGGCGATCGCTCTCGCGTGCGGGTTCGTCGCGTCAATCGGCTTCTCGGCCTCGCTGCTCCTGCAGGAGCGGCTGGTCCGAGTCAGCGGGCCAGACTCCCGCGGCCAGGCGTTCGGCCTCTACTCGACCGGGCTGATGGTGGGACAGGCGGTCGGTGCAACGATCGGTGGTCTGCTCGCCACCTGGCTCGGCCCCGCGTACGCGATGGGCGCGCTCGCGGTCGCCTCACTGTGCAGCACGGTGGCCTTGGCACCGGGACTGAGGCGGTCGGCGCCGGCGCCGGACCACACCACGATCGCTCACTGA
- a CDS encoding ArsR/SmtB family transcription factor, which translates to MGSWRVSADLLASSRFVLSPMAETVAALTLLEVPRGPWQQAFHAANRDAFAEMLARHPVRRDLVRRAWRPRRGDLPGWMADFLGIVPEAPGMSFNDELDQLAAEWDDDRIRSELRTVRPGPLAETLLRPGLHAELLGLLRWIWTATVEADWPRRRRVLQADIVSRTTTLAAHGWAGLIPTLGAKTRWLGDGLLQINHFDLPERDLSAARTLLFVPVHGNGSWVMWDEPTRYALVYPVTGALATMAVADVQGLARLIGANRARLLLTLDDPRSTTQLVALSGLPLGSVGNHLKVMLDAGLMLRRRAGREVLYWRTALGDSLAATTRQPTEHPPT; encoded by the coding sequence ATGGGCTCCTGGCGAGTGTCCGCCGACCTGCTCGCATCGAGCCGGTTCGTGCTGTCCCCGATGGCCGAGACGGTGGCCGCGCTCACCCTGCTCGAGGTGCCACGGGGTCCCTGGCAGCAGGCATTCCACGCCGCGAACCGAGATGCGTTCGCCGAGATGCTGGCCCGCCACCCGGTACGGCGTGACCTCGTGCGCCGCGCATGGCGGCCCCGCCGCGGCGACCTGCCCGGCTGGATGGCCGACTTCCTCGGCATCGTGCCCGAGGCCCCCGGCATGTCGTTCAATGACGAACTCGACCAGCTTGCCGCCGAATGGGACGACGACCGTATCCGCTCGGAACTCCGCACGGTCCGGCCGGGCCCGCTCGCCGAGACACTGCTGCGACCAGGCCTGCACGCGGAACTGCTCGGGCTGCTGCGCTGGATCTGGACGGCCACCGTCGAGGCCGACTGGCCCCGCCGGCGGCGGGTGCTGCAGGCCGACATCGTGTCCCGCACGACCACGCTGGCCGCTCACGGCTGGGCCGGTCTGATCCCCACGCTGGGTGCGAAAACACGGTGGCTCGGCGACGGACTACTGCAGATCAACCATTTCGACCTGCCCGAGCGTGACCTATCAGCGGCCCGGACGTTGCTGTTCGTCCCGGTGCACGGCAACGGCTCATGGGTCATGTGGGACGAGCCCACCCGGTACGCCCTCGTCTACCCGGTCACCGGCGCGCTCGCCACGATGGCCGTGGCCGACGTGCAGGGCCTGGCCCGGTTGATCGGCGCCAACCGGGCCAGGCTGCTGCTCACACTGGACGACCCCCGCTCCACCACCCAGCTCGTGGCCCTTTCGGGATTGCCCCTGGGCTCGGTCGGCAACCACCTCAAAGTGATGCTCGATGCCGGCCTGATGCTCCGCCGCCGCGCCGGACGCGAGGTCCTCTACTGGCGAACAGCGCTGGGCGACTCGTTGGCAGCAACAACCCGCCAGCCCACGGAACACCCGCCGACATGA
- a CDS encoding NAD(P)/FAD-dependent oxidoreductase: MASTVVVVGGGYGGIAVARALDDIAEVTLVEPKETFVHVVAQLRAATDPAWTDKIFIRYDGLLTRGRVLRDMAADVRPGRVDLASGTRLDADYVVLATGSTGAFPHRLDTGRQRLRETHEALRAASGVLLLGAGPTGLEFAGEIAAAWPGKPVTVVDPAPELLGGRFTAELRTEVARQLDDLGVRVLLGAKLDTLPDTPAGTVHPFTATTADGETISSDLWFACYGTTVPSGHLGAALSAVRRPDGRLPVTEHLRVTGHDRVFAVGDANDTPELKTARAAGHQGEVAAANIRALIEDGPLTTYEPFPDGVILTLGPSGGAGWIPELGFLDATATTQFKGTFRLADFRDQLGA, from the coding sequence ATGGCTTCGACAGTGGTAGTGGTGGGCGGCGGCTACGGCGGCATCGCGGTGGCCCGGGCCCTGGACGACATCGCGGAGGTGACGCTGGTGGAGCCGAAGGAGACCTTCGTCCACGTCGTCGCCCAACTGCGCGCGGCCACCGACCCGGCCTGGACCGACAAGATCTTCATCCGGTACGACGGACTGCTCACCCGCGGCCGTGTGCTCCGCGACATGGCAGCCGACGTGCGGCCCGGCCGGGTCGACCTCGCCTCCGGAACACGGCTCGACGCCGACTACGTGGTGCTGGCGACCGGCTCGACCGGCGCTTTCCCGCACCGGCTCGACACCGGCCGGCAACGGCTGCGCGAAACTCATGAGGCTCTCCGGGCGGCGTCCGGGGTGCTGCTGCTCGGCGCCGGCCCGACCGGCCTCGAGTTCGCCGGCGAGATCGCGGCGGCCTGGCCGGGAAAGCCGGTGACCGTCGTCGACCCGGCACCCGAACTGCTCGGCGGCCGGTTCACCGCCGAACTCCGTACCGAGGTGGCCCGGCAACTCGACGACCTCGGCGTCCGGGTGCTGCTCGGCGCCAAACTCGACACCCTGCCGGACACCCCGGCCGGCACGGTACACCCGTTCACCGCGACCACCGCCGACGGCGAGACGATCTCCTCCGACCTGTGGTTCGCCTGCTACGGAACGACCGTGCCGAGCGGCCACCTCGGCGCCGCCCTGTCCGCGGTCCGGCGCCCGGACGGCCGGCTACCGGTCACCGAACATCTGCGGGTGACCGGCCACGACCGGGTCTTCGCCGTCGGCGACGCCAACGACACACCCGAGCTGAAGACGGCCCGCGCCGCCGGGCACCAGGGCGAGGTGGCCGCCGCGAACATCCGCGCCCTGATCGAGGACGGCCCACTCACCACCTACGAGCCCTTCCCGGACGGCGTCATCCTCACCCTCGGCCCGTCCGGCGGCGCCGGCTGGATACCGGAACTCGGCTTCCTCGACGCCACCGCCACCACCCAGTTCAAGGGCACCTTCCGCCTGGCCGATTTCCGCGACCAGCTCGGCGCGTAA
- a CDS encoding helix-turn-helix domain-containing protein, translating to MGDNELGLFLRARRAEVTPAEVGLPSGTRRRTPGLRRSEVAMLAGISVEYLIRLEQGRDRRPSPQVLAALAGPLRLTAAERAHLHRLTRTARLCGGLVKDQDQTVRPGLRGLLDQLEPGAAMLVNQVGDVLAYTSGFRRLAAPIGLLAGDPPNLNRYVFTDPRAREAYPDWAHVADEQVAALKDGPPRPDFTGELEAAAGDELTQRLRRVPGLPRAHGLLRLEHPEAGSLRLAYETLKLPGDDNLRLVVQLPADEATAEALRRIAPLRLVAG from the coding sequence GTGGGTGACAACGAGCTGGGGCTGTTCCTGCGTGCCCGGCGTGCGGAGGTGACCCCGGCGGAGGTCGGTCTGCCTTCCGGCACCCGTCGGCGCACGCCCGGGCTGCGCCGTTCCGAGGTGGCGATGCTCGCCGGCATCAGTGTGGAGTATCTGATCCGGCTCGAGCAGGGCCGCGACCGGCGTCCGTCGCCGCAGGTGCTGGCCGCGCTGGCCGGCCCGTTGCGGCTGACCGCCGCGGAGCGCGCCCATCTGCATCGGCTCACCCGGACGGCCCGGCTTTGTGGTGGGCTGGTCAAAGATCAGGATCAGACGGTACGACCTGGGCTGCGCGGGTTGCTCGACCAGCTGGAGCCGGGCGCGGCGATGCTGGTCAACCAGGTCGGTGACGTGCTGGCGTACACATCGGGGTTTCGTCGCCTGGCCGCGCCGATCGGTCTGCTGGCCGGTGATCCGCCGAACCTGAACCGCTACGTCTTCACCGACCCGCGGGCCCGCGAGGCGTACCCGGACTGGGCGCATGTGGCGGATGAGCAGGTGGCGGCGCTGAAGGACGGCCCACCGCGCCCGGATTTCACCGGGGAGCTGGAGGCTGCGGCGGGTGACGAGCTCACGCAGCGGCTGCGGCGGGTGCCGGGCCTGCCGCGGGCGCACGGGCTGCTGCGCCTGGAGCATCCCGAGGCGGGGTCCCTGCGGCTCGCGTACGAGACGTTGAAGTTGCCGGGCGACGACAATCTGCGGCTGGTGGTCCAGTTGCCGGCCGACGAGGCCACCGCCGAGGCGCTGCGGAGGATCGCGCCGCTGCGGCTGGTCGCCGGCTGA